One window from the genome of Treponema sp. OMZ 838 encodes:
- a CDS encoding FAD synthetase family protein encodes MKIIYWDDLIKGKNLYPQGSAISIGGFDGPHRGHERILSAVLKAARHKGIPAGIITFFRSPRSVKAGNTYAGDVSTLEMRLQKFAEQGFSFTVLIDFSADFAKIKGTVFFDILIKTICIKYLAVGSDFTCGYRHDTGVGDLQRLARERGFCFDSIEQLYSARQVRISSSAIRQAVEQADFTLAKDLLGYPFFLDVEKIVQRRENTVWSIEKSAVTQILPQSGQYSACAYLRSGVIIPVQVKVTDTLLEVSGETAAPVPFAAETLIHKLEFIRKE; translated from the coding sequence ATGAAGATTATCTATTGGGATGATTTAATAAAAGGAAAAAACTTGTATCCGCAAGGTTCCGCTATTTCGATAGGTGGGTTTGACGGGCCTCACCGCGGGCACGAGCGTATCTTGTCGGCGGTGTTAAAGGCTGCACGACATAAGGGCATTCCCGCTGGAATCATCACTTTTTTCCGGTCTCCTCGGTCGGTTAAGGCGGGAAATACTTATGCAGGCGATGTTTCTACACTGGAAATGCGACTGCAAAAATTTGCCGAGCAAGGATTTAGCTTTACGGTGCTGATTGACTTTTCCGCTGATTTCGCTAAAATAAAAGGTACTGTTTTTTTTGACATACTAATAAAAACTATCTGCATAAAATATCTTGCCGTTGGCAGTGATTTTACCTGCGGGTATCGCCACGATACGGGAGTAGGGGACTTACAGCGCCTTGCTCGTGAAAGGGGCTTTTGTTTTGATTCCATTGAACAGCTTTATTCGGCACGGCAGGTGCGTATCAGCTCAAGCGCAATACGGCAGGCTGTTGAACAAGCTGATTTCACCCTTGCAAAAGACCTTCTCGGGTATCCTTTTTTCTTAGATGTCGAAAAAATAGTCCAGCGGAGAGAGAACACTGTATGGTCTATCGAAAAGTCGGCTGTAACACAGATTCTCCCACAGAGCGGACAGTATTCAGCCTGCGCGTATTTACGGTCGGGGGTGATTATTCCCGTACAGGTGAAAGTTACGGATACTTTGCTTGAAGTTTCCGGAGAGACCGCAGCGCCGGTTCCGTTTGCCGCGGAAACATTAATACATAAATTGGAATTTATACGGAAGGAGTAA
- the rpsO gene encoding 30S ribosomal protein S15, whose protein sequence is MALTKEHTASVVMKFGANEKDTGNTKVQIALLTDRIRQLTEHCRINKKDKSSQRGLLVLVGQRRRLLKYYKRTNLEGYRALIKELGLRK, encoded by the coding sequence ATGGCACTTACAAAAGAACACACTGCATCGGTTGTTATGAAATTCGGTGCAAACGAAAAAGATACGGGCAATACCAAAGTTCAGATTGCGTTGTTGACCGATAGGATCCGACAGCTCACCGAGCACTGCAGAATCAATAAAAAGGATAAGAGCAGCCAGCGGGGGCTTTTGGTATTGGTAGGACAGCGTCGGCGCTTGCTGAAGTACTACAAGCGTACCAACCTCGAAGGCTACCGTGCCCTTATTAAAGAGTTAGGCTTGCGCAAGTAA